Proteins from a genomic interval of Streptomyces fodineus:
- a CDS encoding CU044_2847 family protein, translating into MTIVEFAAGQDGRVYVEVPDAARDNGDSGLVRAGAGDRIARAAAETWQGALAGVRSAAEGALAQLRAIDPPPEEVEVTFGVAVDGKFGATLVSAGTNAHLNVKVVWRNSAGPPGSDTRP; encoded by the coding sequence GTGACGATAGTGGAGTTTGCGGCAGGTCAGGACGGACGGGTCTACGTCGAAGTCCCTGACGCGGCACGGGACAACGGCGACAGCGGACTGGTCCGGGCCGGCGCCGGTGACCGGATCGCCAGGGCGGCGGCCGAGACCTGGCAGGGCGCCCTGGCGGGCGTGCGGTCCGCTGCCGAGGGGGCACTGGCTCAGTTGCGCGCGATCGATCCGCCGCCGGAGGAAGTAGAGGTGACCTTCGGGGTGGCGGTCGACGGGAAGTTCGGCGCCACACTGGTCTCGGCGGGCACGAATGCGCATCTGAACGTGAAGGTGGTCTGGCGGAACTCCGCCGGGCCGCCGGGCTCGGACACGCGCCCATGA